The Streptomyces europaeiscabiei genome window below encodes:
- a CDS encoding DUF1304 domain-containing protein, which translates to MEILANVLVALVAVLHAYILVMEMFLWQKKPGMSFHGLDAEMAKRTAAMAANQGLYNGFLAAGLVWGLIAADPTGYRAQIFFLACVIVAGVYGAATANRRILFAQALPGALALAAVLVAG; encoded by the coding sequence ATGGAGATCCTGGCGAACGTGCTGGTCGCGCTGGTGGCGGTACTGCACGCGTACATCCTGGTGATGGAGATGTTCCTGTGGCAGAAGAAGCCGGGGATGTCGTTCCACGGACTGGACGCGGAGATGGCGAAGCGGACGGCGGCGATGGCCGCCAATCAGGGGCTCTACAACGGCTTCCTCGCCGCGGGTCTGGTGTGGGGCCTGATCGCCGCCGACCCGACCGGCTACCGCGCCCAGATCTTCTTCCTCGCCTGTGTGATCGTCGCCGGTGTGTACGGCGCCGCCACCGCCAACCGCCGCATCCTCTTCGCCCAGGCCCTCCCCGGCGCGCTCGCCCTGGCCGCCGTCCTCGTCGCGGGATGA
- a CDS encoding GNAT family N-acetyltransferase, whose amino-acid sequence MSEQEVIVRRARAEDVPGIVVSSSWLFAEDGGERDPSLNMDWPRRHGAEAFTAALQDPGRLLLAALHGEEVVGHLSGSMSGPTALRPVGSATLMALYVRPEHRRARVGARLVDTFLVWAREQGAVHAEVTASAANADGIRFYERESFRPQALTLRLNL is encoded by the coding sequence ATGAGTGAGCAAGAGGTGATCGTGCGGCGCGCCCGCGCCGAGGACGTGCCGGGGATCGTCGTCTCCAGCTCCTGGCTGTTCGCCGAGGACGGCGGGGAACGGGACCCCAGCCTGAACATGGACTGGCCGCGCAGGCACGGTGCCGAGGCCTTCACAGCCGCTCTCCAGGACCCCGGCCGGCTGCTGCTGGCCGCGCTGCACGGCGAGGAGGTGGTGGGCCATCTGTCGGGATCGATGTCCGGGCCCACCGCCCTGCGCCCCGTCGGATCGGCCACCCTCATGGCGCTGTACGTCCGGCCCGAGCACCGGCGCGCCCGCGTCGGGGCCCGGCTGGTCGACACCTTCCTGGTGTGGGCGCGGGAACAGGGCGCGGTGCACGCGGAGGTGACCGCCTCGGCGGCCAACGCGGACGGCATCCGCTTCTACGAGCGGGAGTCGTTCCGGCCGCAGGCACTCACGCTGCGGCTGAACCTGTAG
- a CDS encoding VOC family protein, whose amino-acid sequence MALVQAGLVVLDCAEPEKLAVFYKELLDGEETDATANRVEIEGACGTRLAFRRDVNATPPSWPRPENSLQAHLDFYVDDLDEAERRVVSLGGRPVDTKDASGPFEERGYADPAGHSFTLRREHSTAPKQG is encoded by the coding sequence ATGGCACTGGTACAGGCGGGCCTGGTGGTGCTGGACTGCGCCGAGCCGGAGAAGCTCGCGGTGTTCTACAAGGAGCTGCTCGACGGGGAGGAGACGGACGCCACGGCCAACCGTGTCGAGATCGAGGGCGCCTGTGGCACCCGGCTGGCGTTCCGCCGGGACGTCAACGCCACCCCGCCGAGCTGGCCCCGCCCCGAGAACTCCCTCCAGGCCCATCTGGACTTCTACGTCGACGACCTGGACGAGGCCGAGCGCCGGGTCGTCTCCCTCGGCGGGCGTCCGGTGGACACGAAGGACGCGTCCGGGCCGTTCGAGGAGCGCGGCTACGCCGACCCGGCAGGCCACTCCTTCACCCTGCGCCGCGAACACTCCACGGCCCCGAAGCAGGGCTAG
- a CDS encoding DUF4235 domain-containing protein: MSKKKKLPLAYQPLGFALGWAGGALASLAFRKTWKLIRHEDDAPDALDRDRGWGEVLFAAAVQGAIFAVVRSAVDRTGAKAIERSTGVWPATEKGGRD; this comes from the coding sequence ATGTCCAAGAAGAAGAAGCTCCCGCTCGCCTACCAGCCCCTGGGGTTCGCCCTCGGCTGGGCGGGCGGTGCGCTGGCCTCGCTGGCGTTCCGCAAGACCTGGAAGCTGATCCGGCACGAGGACGACGCGCCCGACGCCCTGGACCGGGACCGCGGCTGGGGCGAGGTGCTGTTCGCGGCGGCCGTGCAGGGCGCGATCTTCGCGGTCGTGCGCAGCGCGGTGGACCGCACGGGCGCCAAGGCCATCGAGCGGTCCACCGGGGTGTGGCCGGCCACCGAGAAGGGAGGCCGGGACTGA
- a CDS encoding glutathione S-transferase family protein: MSVGEGNEAYGRKAFERSRSHFADRITADGRDGWPVAAGRYRLVVSRACPWASRAVISRRLLGLEDALSMAVADPIQDDRSWRFTLDPDGRDPVLGIRFLKEAYDARESDYPGGVSVPAIVDVPSGELVTNDYQRLTLDLATEWTDLHRKGAPDLYPAALRDEIDTVMAEVYKDVNNGVYRAGFATGQEEYEKACAGVFRRLEALSQRLARQRYLVGETITEADIRLFTTLVRFDPVYQGHFKCNRWKLAEDRVLWAYAHDLFQTPGFGDTVDFDHIKRHYYQVHTGINPTAVVPLGPDLVGWLTPHGREDLGGSPFGDGTAPGPVPAAEVVAPQGRP; the protein is encoded by the coding sequence ATGAGTGTCGGCGAGGGGAACGAGGCGTACGGGAGGAAGGCGTTCGAGCGGTCCAGGAGCCACTTCGCGGACCGGATCACGGCCGACGGCCGGGACGGCTGGCCCGTGGCGGCGGGCCGCTACCGGCTGGTGGTCAGCCGGGCCTGCCCCTGGGCGAGCCGGGCGGTGATCTCCCGGCGGCTGCTGGGCCTGGAGGACGCCCTGTCGATGGCCGTCGCCGACCCGATCCAGGACGACCGTAGCTGGCGGTTCACACTCGACCCCGACGGCCGCGACCCGGTCCTCGGCATCCGGTTCCTGAAGGAGGCGTACGACGCGCGGGAGAGCGACTATCCCGGCGGTGTCAGCGTCCCTGCGATCGTCGACGTGCCGAGCGGCGAGCTGGTCACCAACGACTACCAGCGACTCACCCTCGACCTCGCCACCGAGTGGACCGACCTGCACCGCAAGGGCGCGCCCGACCTGTACCCGGCGGCCCTGCGCGACGAGATCGACACGGTGATGGCCGAGGTCTACAAGGACGTGAACAACGGGGTGTACCGGGCTGGATTCGCCACGGGCCAGGAGGAGTACGAGAAGGCCTGCGCCGGTGTGTTCCGGCGGCTGGAGGCGCTGTCGCAGCGGCTGGCGCGGCAGCGCTACCTCGTCGGGGAGACGATCACGGAGGCGGACATCCGGCTCTTCACCACGCTGGTGCGTTTCGACCCCGTCTACCAAGGTCACTTCAAGTGCAACCGCTGGAAGCTGGCCGAGGACCGGGTGCTCTGGGCTTACGCCCATGATCTCTTCCAGACCCCCGGATTCGGCGACACCGTCGACTTCGACCACATCAAGCGGCACTACTACCAGGTGCACACGGGCATCAACCCGACCGCCGTGGTGCCGCTCGGGCCCGATCTGGTGGGCTGGCTCACGCCCCACGGCCGCGAGGACCTGGGCGGCAGCCCGTTCGGCGACGGGACGGCCCCGGGGCCGGTGCCCGCCGCCGAGGTCGTGGCCCCGCAGGGTCGTCCCTGA
- a CDS encoding cation diffusion facilitator family transporter has translation MTRTSAGTETTDDRGGAVLEGPGSHEESKAREDHRTRITVLVALGANLVIAVAKTVGGLLAGSPALLSEAAHSVADSLNEVFLLAALRRSRRPADSRHPFGYGKERFFWSLLAAVGIFVMGGCFSFYQAVHALTADGVESYDGYVVGIAVLGVALLSEGASLLRALHQVRGQGGVDGLRDPALRTVVAEDGTAVLGVTLAIAGMALHMVTGQVIWEASASFAIGALLVYVAYWLGRDAREQLIGVAADPEPSRKIRSLLEAQPEIDSVEALLTMQLGLDSTLVAARVDLVPGLDSEEVEEVAVRIKGSIAHVVPEADQIFLDVTEKTGWGERAGESPAATGERGGA, from the coding sequence GTGACGCGGACATCAGCAGGCACGGAGACGACGGACGACCGGGGCGGGGCGGTTCTCGAAGGACCGGGAAGCCATGAGGAGAGCAAGGCGCGGGAGGACCACAGGACCCGGATCACCGTCCTCGTCGCCCTCGGCGCCAACCTCGTGATCGCCGTGGCCAAGACCGTCGGTGGACTCCTCGCCGGATCGCCCGCCCTCCTCTCGGAGGCCGCCCACTCGGTAGCCGACAGCCTGAACGAGGTCTTCCTCCTCGCCGCGCTGCGCCGCAGCCGCCGCCCCGCCGACAGCCGGCACCCCTTCGGCTATGGCAAGGAGCGCTTCTTCTGGTCCCTGCTCGCCGCCGTCGGCATCTTCGTGATGGGCGGGTGCTTCTCCTTCTATCAGGCGGTCCACGCCCTGACGGCCGATGGCGTGGAGTCCTACGACGGCTATGTCGTCGGCATCGCCGTCCTCGGGGTGGCACTCCTGTCCGAGGGCGCCTCACTGCTGCGCGCCCTGCACCAGGTGCGGGGGCAGGGCGGCGTCGACGGACTCCGGGACCCGGCGCTGCGTACGGTCGTCGCCGAGGACGGCACGGCGGTGCTCGGCGTGACCCTCGCGATCGCCGGGATGGCCCTGCACATGGTGACCGGCCAGGTGATCTGGGAGGCGTCCGCCTCGTTCGCGATCGGGGCGCTGCTCGTGTACGTCGCCTACTGGCTCGGGCGGGACGCCCGTGAACAGCTCATCGGGGTCGCCGCCGACCCCGAACCCAGCCGGAAGATCCGTTCCCTGCTGGAGGCGCAGCCCGAGATCGACAGCGTGGAGGCCCTGCTCACCATGCAACTCGGCCTGGACTCCACCCTTGTGGCGGCCCGGGTCGACCTCGTCCCCGGCCTCGACAGCGAGGAGGTGGAGGAGGTCGCCGTCCGTATCAAGGGCTCCATCGCCCACGTCGTCCCCGAGGCCGACCAGATCTTCCTCGACGTGACGGAGAAGACGGGCTGGGGGGAGCGGGCAGGGGAAAGCCCCGCCGCGACGGGGGAACGCGGCGGGGCCTGA
- a CDS encoding nitroreductase family deazaflavin-dependent oxidoreductase: MPLEGEYVPSPTQWVREQVELYESSGGTQGTTLLDTGLPVIVLTTRGAKSGKLRKTPLMRVEHDGRYAVVASQGGAPKHPVWYHNLKSDPQVELQDGPALQELTAREVTGDEKAEWWDRAVAAYPPYADYQKQTDREIPVFVLEPAKG; encoded by the coding sequence ATGCCACTTGAGGGCGAATACGTGCCCAGCCCGACGCAGTGGGTGCGCGAGCAGGTCGAGTTGTACGAGAGCTCGGGCGGCACGCAGGGGACGACGTTGCTGGACACGGGCCTGCCGGTCATCGTGCTCACCACGCGCGGCGCGAAGAGCGGGAAGCTGCGCAAGACCCCGCTGATGCGGGTGGAGCACGACGGGCGGTACGCGGTCGTGGCCTCGCAGGGCGGGGCGCCCAAGCACCCGGTCTGGTACCACAACCTCAAGTCCGACCCCCAGGTCGAGCTCCAGGACGGGCCCGCCCTCCAGGAACTGACCGCGCGCGAGGTCACCGGGGACGAGAAGGCCGAGTGGTGGGACCGGGCGGTCGCCGCGTACCCGCCGTACGCGGACTACCAGAAGCAGACCGACCGGGAGATCCCCGTCTTCGTGCTGGAGCCGGCGAAAGGGTGA
- a CDS encoding LysE family transporter, with translation MTAALLAGLLAGYGIAIPVGAVATYLVSLTARTSLRTGACAALGVATADGLYALLAALGGTALAAALQPVLVPLRWASALVLLALAIRGTVTTLRQYRARRLTTRPQRDPVSPARAYVALLGITLLNPTTVVYFAALVLGSRATDAVGPLEQAVFVLAAFLASASWQLLLAGGGALLGRALTGHRGRLVTGLLSSAVIAVLAVLMLGPSPNA, from the coding sequence ATGACGGCCGCGCTCCTCGCGGGGCTCCTCGCCGGCTATGGCATCGCCATCCCCGTCGGAGCCGTCGCGACCTACCTCGTCTCCCTCACCGCCCGTACGTCCCTGCGGACCGGAGCCTGCGCCGCACTCGGCGTCGCCACGGCCGACGGACTGTACGCCCTGCTCGCCGCCCTGGGCGGTACGGCCCTCGCGGCCGCCCTGCAACCGGTGCTGGTGCCCCTGCGCTGGGCCTCCGCCCTGGTACTCCTCGCCCTGGCGATACGCGGCACGGTCACGACCCTGCGCCAGTACCGCGCCCGGCGGCTCACCACTCGCCCGCAGCGGGACCCGGTGAGCCCGGCCCGCGCCTACGTCGCCCTCCTGGGGATCACCCTCCTCAACCCCACCACGGTCGTCTACTTCGCCGCGCTCGTGCTCGGCAGCCGCGCCACCGACGCCGTCGGCCCACTGGAACAGGCGGTGTTCGTCCTCGCCGCGTTCCTCGCCTCCGCGAGCTGGCAACTGCTGCTGGCGGGCGGCGGAGCGCTGCTCGGCCGGGCACTGACCGGACACCGGGGACGGCTGGTGACGGGGCTCCTGTCGAGTGCCGTGATCGCTGTGCTGGCGGTACTCATGCTGGGGCCGTCGCCCAATGCCTGA